GCACCACCGCATAGCCGCGCTTCAATGTCTCGCGATACCCAAGCGTTTCGCGCAAACGGTCCAGGCCATCAAGGCGCGCACGGCGGCGATGTTCCTGCGCAACGCCTGCGCGCGCCATCCGCCCCGTCCAGACCAGCAAGGCATCCGCCTGCTGCGTCATCATCTGCATCAGCGCATCGGGGCGCAATCGCGGGGCAAGACGCGCAAGATCACGGCCACCATCGCGCACCACGCGTGCCAATGCCGGGGCCAGCCGCGCGCCCTGCGCCGCCGCCTTTTCGCGCGCGCGTTCTACCCGTGTTGCCAGAAGTGACGGGCGCAAGGCTCCCGACACCTGTGACAGCCGCAGCCCGCGTTTCTGCACTACACCGCGCAGCGCGCCATCCAATCTTTCATCCCAGTAATCAAGCCGTTGGCGGGCCTGTTCCACCAACATATCCGGCTTGGGCAGCGCGCGGGCCAAATCACGCACCCGTTGGTCGCGCGCCGCAATCCCACCTGTCAGGGCACGCGTCAGGCGCGCATCCTGATCACCAACCCAGGCCAGCAGTTCCAAGCGCACCGGCACGGCCAGTTCCGCCGCCGCCGTGGGCGTGGGCGCGCGCCTGTCGCTGACATAGTCGATCAGGGTCGTATCCGTTTCATGCCCGACCGCCGAAATCAGTGGAATCTCAGAAGCGGCGGCAGCGCGGGCAACGATTTCCTCGTTAAAGCCCCAAAGATCCTCGATCGAACCGCCACCGCGCGCCACGATCAGCAGATCGGGGCGCGGCAGGCTGCCCCCTGGCGTCATCGCATTGAACCCCGCAATTGCGCGGGCCACATCGGGGGCGCATTGCTGGCCCTGAACCGCCACCGGCCAGACCAGCACCTTGCGCGGGAACCGATCCCGCAAACGGTGCAAAATATCGCGAATAACGGCACCACTGGGCGATGTAATCACGCCGATCACCTCGGGCAGATAGGGCAGCGCACGCTTGCGCTCGGCCGCAAACAGCCCCTCGGCCTCAAGCGCCTTTTTGCGCTTGTCCAGCATCGCCATCAGCGCACCCACGCCGGCCGGCGCGATATCTTCAATCACCATCTGGTATTTCGACTGACCGGGGAATGTGGTCAGCTTGCCAGTGGCGACGACTTCCATCCCCTCCTCGGGCTGGGTCACCAGACCTTGGGCGCGGCCCTTCCAAATGACGCCCGATAGCACGGCGCGATCATCCTTGAGGTCCAGATAAACATGCCCCGAGCGGGGCCGCGACACGCGCCCGACCTCGCCCTTGACGCGGACAAAACCGAATTCGCCCTCGATCGTGCGCTTCACCGCGCCCGATATCTCGGAAACGGTAAATTCCGGCGCGTTGCCCGCCTGTTCGGGATCGTCGATCAGGTCCATCTGTCACCTTGTGCTAGCTTGCCTGCGACCTTAGAACGCCGATCAACCAAGGGAAAGCGGGGGCATCCATGAATATCCTGATTTTGGGCGGCGGCGGTCGCGAACACAGCCTGGCCTGGGCTGTGCAACAGAACCCGAAATGCGACCGGCTGATTGTTGCGCCGGGCAATGCAGGTATCGCCCAGATCGCGGAATGCGCCGATATCGACATCAACGATGGTGACACGGTCGCCACCTTTGCCGCCGAAAACGCGGTCGATTTTGTCATTATCGGGCCAGAAGCCCCCCTTGCCGCCGGTGTCGCCGACCGTTTGCGCGATGCAGGGTTTACGGTTTTCGGACCTTCGGCAGCGGCCGCGCAGCTGGAAGCCTCGAAATACTTTACCAAATCTGTCTGTGACGCGGCAAATGCCCCCACGGCCCGGTATGCGCGATTTGTCCAAGCCGCGCCGGCCCGCGCCTATGTCAAAGAACAGGGCGCACCGATCGTGATCAAGGCCGATGGGCTGGCCGCAGGCAAAGGCGTGGTCGTTGCGATGGACACCGAAACGGCGCTGGCGGCCATCGACGACATGTTCGGCGGTGGATTTGGCGATGCGGGCGCCGAAGTCTTGATCGAAGAATTCATGGACGGCGAAGAGGCCTCGTTCTTTATCCTTTGTGACGGCGAAACAGCCCTGCCCATCGGCACCGCCCAGGACCACAAACGTGCCTTTGACGGCGACCTGGGGCCAAACACCGGCGGCATGGGCGCCTATTCGCCCGCGCCCGTGCTGACAGATGCCATCGCCGCCAAGGCAATGGATGAAATTATCCGACCCACACTGGCCGAAATGGTGCGGCGCGGCGCTCCCTATCAGGGCATCCTCTATGCCGGGCTGATGATCAAGGACGGCCAACCACGGCTAGTCGAATACAACTGCCGCTTTGGCGATCCCGAATGTCAGGTGCTGATGATGCGCCTTGGGGCGCAAGCGCTTGATCTGATGCTAGCCTGCGCCCAAGGGCGTCTGGCGGGGATGCAGGTCAACTGGGCCAATGATCACGCCCTCACCGTGGTCATGGCGGCCCGAGGCTACCCCGGCTCTTATGAAAAAGGCAGTGTGATCAATGGGCTGGACGATCTGCCCGAAGATTCACATCACATGGGCTTTCACGCCGGCACTGCGGAAAAAGACGGCAAAATCATCGCCAGTGGCGGGCGCGTCCTCGACATCACTGCGCGGGGTGATACGTTGGAACAGGCCCACGCGCGCGCCTACGCAATGATCAAACAAATCGATTGGCCCGAAGGGTTCAACCGCACCGACATCGGCTGGCGTGCCCTCTGACGTCTTCTGTTCAAAAATACGCCCTCTGAGCGCAACAACATACCGACCGGCGCGTCAGGATTTCTGGCGGGCTCGCGCTGCAAGACCCCCATAAAAACGGCAAAAGCCGCGCCCCAAGGCGCGGCTTTTTCAATGTCAGGACAGTCGGTTCAGGCGGCCCGGCTGATCAGCACATCTCCGATTTCCTTGGCCGCATCGCCTTCGTCGCCATTGCCCACGGCGGCAATCTCGCGGGTCAGGCGCTCCAACGCGGCTTCATAAAGCTGGCGTTCGGAATAGCTTTGCTCGCGTTGATCGTCAGCGCGGTGCAGGTCGCGTACCACTTCGGCAATCGCGATCAGATCGCCCGAGTTGATCTTTTGCTCGTATTCCTGCGCACGGCGCGACCACATCGCCTTTTTGACCTTGGCTTTGCCGCGCAGGGTTTTCATCGCATGTGCTACGATATCGGGCGAAGACAAGCCACGCATCCCGACCTCGGTTGCCTTGTTGGTCGGCACCCGCAGGGTCATCTTGTCTTTTTCGAACGCAATGACGAAAAGTTCCAGTTCAAAACCGGCGACTTCGTCCTTCTCGATTGACACAATCTTGCCAACCCCATGCGCCGGATAAACGACGAAATCATTGGGGCGGAATTCACTTTT
This portion of the Octadecabacter sp. SW4 genome encodes:
- the xseA gene encoding exodeoxyribonuclease VII large subunit, with the protein product MDLIDDPEQAGNAPEFTVSEISGAVKRTIEGEFGFVRVKGEVGRVSRPRSGHVYLDLKDDRAVLSGVIWKGRAQGLVTQPEEGMEVVATGKLTTFPGQSKYQMVIEDIAPAGVGALMAMLDKRKKALEAEGLFAAERKRALPYLPEVIGVITSPSGAVIRDILHRLRDRFPRKVLVWPVAVQGQQCAPDVARAIAGFNAMTPGGSLPRPDLLIVARGGGSIEDLWGFNEEIVARAAAASEIPLISAVGHETDTTLIDYVSDRRAPTPTAAAELAVPVRLELLAWVGDQDARLTRALTGGIAARDQRVRDLARALPKPDMLVEQARQRLDYWDERLDGALRGVVQKRGLRLSQVSGALRPSLLATRVERAREKAAAQGARLAPALARVVRDGGRDLARLAPRLRPDALMQMMTQQADALLVWTGRMARAGVAQEHRRRARLDGLDRLRETLGYRETLKRGYAVVRGDGDVVTGVAAAKTAQALEIEFADGRYDLTGKTPKPAKAKTPPPDQGSLF
- the purD gene encoding phosphoribosylamine--glycine ligase → MNILILGGGGREHSLAWAVQQNPKCDRLIVAPGNAGIAQIAECADIDINDGDTVATFAAENAVDFVIIGPEAPLAAGVADRLRDAGFTVFGPSAAAAQLEASKYFTKSVCDAANAPTARYARFVQAAPARAYVKEQGAPIVIKADGLAAGKGVVVAMDTETALAAIDDMFGGGFGDAGAEVLIEEFMDGEEASFFILCDGETALPIGTAQDHKRAFDGDLGPNTGGMGAYSPAPVLTDAIAAKAMDEIIRPTLAEMVRRGAPYQGILYAGLMIKDGQPRLVEYNCRFGDPECQVLMMRLGAQALDLMLACAQGRLAGMQVNWANDHALTVVMAARGYPGSYEKGSVINGLDDLPEDSHHMGFHAGTAEKDGKIIASGGRVLDITARGDTLEQAHARAYAMIKQIDWPEGFNRTDIGWRAL
- a CDS encoding CarD family transcriptional regulator, coding for MSKSKKSEFRPNDFVVYPAHGVGKIVSIEKDEVAGFELELFVIAFEKDKMTLRVPTNKATEVGMRGLSSPDIVAHAMKTLRGKAKVKKAMWSRRAQEYEQKINSGDLIAIAEVVRDLHRADDQREQSYSERQLYEAALERLTREIAAVGNGDEGDAAKEIGDVLISRAA